A region of the Cannabis sativa cultivar Pink pepper isolate KNU-18-1 chromosome 3, ASM2916894v1, whole genome shotgun sequence genome:
CTCCCAAGACTCCCTCCATTGTCTTGGTTTTCCTCACATTAGCAGTGGATGTAGGACCTTTCTTCTTTGGCTTTTTACGTTTTTTGTATCAGATTTAAGCTTCCCTTGCACCTTTGTCCTTGTCTTTGCCATAGCACCAACTTGAGAACAAGCTGGCagaagagagatagagagatagagagagagagagagagagagagagagagagagagagaaagctcaTTCAGCACATGTTCCCCGAGTTATTGTTGTTTCGTGTGTTGTCAGTTATCTTAGGACCTAGCATGTCAAGAACAGGGTCCCTAGGCCTTGGAACAACTTATTCTTGGATACTCTGGAGAGAGGGTCATAGTGTTGGCCGACCAGGGCCTGGCCAGCATGTACCACCTCCTCTCCAGGGTTGCTTTTTCGTCATTCAATACCTCTTGGTGCCAGGAACTGACTGTTTGTGCCATAAGATCTATCTGGCAAGATTTGACCGTCGTCAGGCAGGGAAGGGTGTGTCCTTGTGTTCGAGGAACCTGGTTAGACTTTTTTTCCACTGTCTACATGTCTACAGACCCTACATAATCTATCTATGAGCCTCCCTTGCAAAGGCTCTCTTATGAGATCCTGACCCTTTCTAAGAGTTCTCTCATTGAACTGCCTTGTCAGGTCATTGGCCTCTTGCTTAAGGTTGTTCAACTCTGCCTAACAGGCTCGGAGGATGGCCTCCTATTCATCCATCCACCTTAGGAATTCGCATCTCTACTAGGTGAAAGCATCACAACCAACAATGCACGGTTCTTCTTATCCTCTAAGGAATTTGTGTCTCAGGTAGGCAAAAGCATCGCAGCCAGAAGCGCGTGTTTCTTCTTGTCCTATTTGAGTGACTTGGCCTATAGCTTCTAAAGGCCTGGCTAGCTCAATATCATCTCCCAGTGCCAAGTGAAGCTCACCAATAACTATTTTGCCAATTTGTGGCCCTATTTCTCCTACGTAGCACTGTGGAACAGCCCCAATTGTGCTTTGTGGAGGTTGTTCCATGTTGATATGCTCTTCTATATGAGATTTTTGGGGATGTTCCAGCCGTGGAGGAATGGCAAGATCAACAAGATTCACATGATTAATTGGATTAACAGTGTTATCTAGATCAGTAGGACCCTCTGTGGTGGGAGGAACACTAGCATTGGGATTTCCCATCATAGGATCCTGAGGAGGATCCAAGGGGAAGTTCTTCTATTTAGAACCATGGTGATTGATCAGAaaaaggctctcaatgaaagcaccaaaatgttgactcaAAATTTGGTCAACTAGCAGCGAAGCCTTATTTATGATTGACAACAACCACGTGTAAATAAGAATGgtttatagaggttcgacccctTTATTAagtgggtaatgacctactccccttttaaTTGTATTGATTCTAGAGATAATACCATGCAAATTATAGGTGAAAACCTTATTATTTCTAGCTAAGGCTCTCTTTGAATGTTACAATGGCGAGAATAATGTGTTGCAGACCAAGAACTAATAAGTTCTTATGAAGGACTTAAGAAGATATGACTTAATATTTTGACGGCAAGAATGAAGTACGAtacttgagagagagagagaggctttcATGTGTAGCTAAGGCCTTGTTATGCAAGTGGAGTGACTTGGAATGACTTGGAATGACTTAGGTTTTTAGAGAGACATAATGCCCTTTATATAGGGCAGGGCTTACAAAAGATCTAATGCAAGTAGGTAAAGACATCTCTTTAAAATtgggatatttaattttttatctatTATTTAAGTTACAAAAAAGGATAACTAAATCCTTAGAAAATAGGATTGATATCTCGAGGGAAAACCCCTATTTTTGTGGGCTATTGTGCCTGTCTCGCAACTTTGCTCAGTTGGTAGGAGTTGTATGCAGAAGGTGGTCGGCCAAGCCTATTTTTTAGGGTCTAGCTGGCCTATGACCACCTATGGCTGGCCAGGTATTGTCCCTACAGCCACGGCATGTGCCTGCTAGCTTTCTATATGCCTACCAACTTGTATGTGTCTGCCAGCCTTGGTAAGCGCCTGCCAGCCTTGGTATGTGCTGGCCAACCTTAGTATGTGTTGGTCAACCTTAGTATGTGCTCGTCAACCTTAGTATGTGCTGGCCAGCTTTAGTATGTGCTGGCCAGCCTTAGTAAATTGTAGCCAGCCTTTCTAGCTTCTTTGTACAACTTTCCTTACAAAGGTCGGGCTTCCTTGGTCGAACAGGCCCTTTTTGGTCTGACAATCTCTTTGGCCTGCCAGCTTATGTTCAAACCCTGGCTGACCATACAAGCTTCTTCTGGTCGGCCTATGTACTCCCCTTGGCCAGCCAGACATGGTTGTTTAGGGTCTTGACGGGTTGCTTAACTTCTTTTGCTTGTTGCTTGACAGTTTTGCTTAACTGCTTCAGAACCCTTCATAGTTGACATGATGTGTAAGGAGACTTTGCCCTGTTATTGACAAGTTGTATTCTACGTGTCTAATAACTCTATGGTATAGAGTTAattttatgcttttaaactaaagtATTGTGAGAAGAATAgtgaaaatgtgtttatttgcttaattttaattagttttagtgttattttctatttagtaatctaacctttaagtcttgtaaatattgatattgttgggtgtgtttttccaattaactgtgcttattttgttgaaaaaggaggaattaaattgataggaaaaagaaaaagaagcaagGAAGAAAAGTAACACAAGCTGAAATTGGGCTGATTGTTGAAGCAATGCTGAAGTGAATTCAGCATCCTGGCAGTGACGTGGAAACACGAATTTCACTTATCCACCTCAGCAACTTTGGTCCAGTCACTCAAATTACACCAGCCAGCTGACGTGGAAGAAAAAGGTCTAACCTTAGTGTGCCAAAGTGGAAAagtttgggcttctattttgggGTAGGAGGTTGGTACCCTAAAAATCCAACatcaaaaagaagagaaaaaggaaGTACACCATGGATGATCATCTTGTATGTACAGTACGTGAGGAGCTGCTGCTACTTTTTTTTGGAGGAGTAAATATAGCAGAAAGTACACcatagaagaaggaagaggggACCAAACTTTAgtgtttgaattttcttttaccctttcttaatagttttctttcttttcctcttctattGTTTTTTGTACTTAGTATTAAAAACTCTTTGAGATTGTAAACTTgggcagcagccatggatgaaTATTTTTCACtttggattttattttctaacttgactatgagctaaacttttgaggcttgaatggctatgaacttctaagttgggtatgattaaattttaagcttactttagcatttgttttgcctttgttcattcaagtgattTTTATCTTAATTGATTGTTGTTtcttggccatgaataacaatttgctaagctagatcttgtaccagaagggctagatctagtagttcaatTTGAATGAagcaagtgaaaacctagatttaggcttttctttgtaagtgggataggaatatttcatttaccttgcataacttacCAAATTAAGGTTTGAATAGTGTTCTGCTTGCTGGTTTGATATAGCAATATATTGAGCTAAATGGTAGAATTAAAgttgtgagtgttggaaaattctcacaagcctagaggaATTTTTTTGTTATCTCTGTGCAGAATGCTGGAGTAATGCTGAACCGATGCTGTACTGACTAAaaaaaacctgactagaaggaattagttattcaagccaTATTTGccatattacattttttatcttgcaaacaatttttctagcagcagtagttttaattttagcaagtttaattcttgtcatttttaattttgaatcattactcaaccatttGCATATTATTTGCTCTTactttaagttgtaattagttgattttacatcaaactttgtttgcaatccctgtggagacgatcttacttatcactttattacttgtttgactacgtatacttgcgtatataattttcacaacaagtttttggcgctgttgccggggattgaaactaaaaattgtgtattatcaactattttgcaatttattttctggtttAAAGTTTTAATCCTATTTGGTGCgctgaatttttctttttcaggtGTAATCTAGTGTAtgaacgagcaagaagaagaccttgaacttgctcctattgaccCCGAAATTGAACGCACTTTTAGACAAAGGAGGGAGGAACAAAAGGCTAAAAAACACTGCAATATGGGTTTGAAGTTGGGGGTGCTCATAATGAAGCCAATCCTATAGCTTTGGCCGATGATAGAGCCCGAGCAATAAGAGAGTATGCAGCCCCTATGTTCAATGAGCTAAATCCGGGTATTGTGAGACCCGAAATCCAAGCACCTCACTTTGAGCTCAAGCCCGTcatgtttcaaatgctccaaatGGTTGGTCAATTTGGTGGGTCGCCAACGAAAGATCCTCACCTCCATATTCGCTCATTTTTGGAGGTGAGTGACTCTTTCAAGCTACAAGGAGTAAGTGAAGAGGCTTTAAGATTGAAGTTGTTCCCATTTTCCTTGAGGGATCGGGCTAGAGCATGGCTTAACACTCTTCCTCCCGATTCGGTGACTAATTGGAATGACTTGGCTGaaaaattcttgagaaagtacttTCCTCCAACAAGAAATGCAAAGTTTCGAAGTGAGATCATGTCCTTTCAACAATCGGAAGATGAGACTACTAGTATTCCTCATTGTATCCAACTTGAGACATTTTACAATGGTCTCAATGCGGCTTCTAGGATGGTGTTGGACGCTTCGGCTAATGGAGCCATTCTTTCCAAGTCTTACAATGAAGCTTTTGAGATTTTGGAAAGGATAGCTAGCAACAACTATCAATGGTCAACTAATAGAGCTCCTACAAGTCGAAAAGTAGCGGGTGTTCTTGAAGTAGATGCTTTGACCGCTCTCACCGCTCAAATGGCCTCAATGACCAACATTTTGAAGAATATGAATATGGGAGGAAGTGTACAACCAGCCGCTGCCATTCAAAGGGCAGAAATCTCTTGTGTGTATTGTGGTGATGGGCATACTTTTGAAAATTGCCCTTCAAATCCAGCTTCGGTTTGCTATGTGGGTAATCAAAACTTCAACCGCAACAACAATCCATACTCAAACTCCTACAATCCGGCATGGAAGCATCATCCAAACTTTTCATGGCGAGGTCAAGGGGCAAGTTCAAATGGAGCAGAACAAGCACAAGGAAAGCAATCATTTCCACCGGGTTTTTCTCAACAACCAAGACCTCAACAACCACACCAACCTCAAGGCTCTCAAACTAGTTCTTTGGAGAGCTTAATGAGAGACTATATGGCCAAGAATGACGTTGTAATTCAAAGCCAAGCAGCATCTCTTCGGAATCTAGAAATTCAATTGGGGCAATGGGCCAATGATTTGAAGAATAGACCACAAGGCACTTTGCCTAGTGACACCGAAAACCCAAGAAGAGATGGCAAAGAACATTGCAAAGCGGTAACCttgagaagtggaaaaataattgagtCAAATGTGGCTGCAAGAGGCAGTAAAGAGTCCTCTTCAATCCAAAAAGAGggggaaaagaagaaaaaaccaGCAATTTCAGTTGTTGAAATTCCCCAGTAGTTACAGCATCCAGTCAGCATTCTGCTGCAGAAAAGGCTTTGCAAAAGCCACCTCCACCATTTCCTCAAAGATTCAAGAAGCAGCAAGACGATGGTCAATTCCGCATATTTCTTGATGTTCTAAAGTAGCTCCACATcaatattgttggaaattattttaccaggatcttagatctactcacaagtatatttattaacatcctaaataagaactttctaaaacgataaattaaacacatataaagtttaggaaaccttacattgggtgcagcggaataatatgactccttccgttcagatatctagcccttgattcctttctgtaacagagcattatcaatatctgaacctggatctctttctctgaatctttgacgctg
Encoded here:
- the LOC115710583 gene encoding uncharacterized protein LOC115710583, with the translated sequence MFNELNPGIVRPEIQAPHFELKPVMFQMLQMVGQFGGSPTKDPHLHIRSFLEVSDSFKLQGVSEEALRLKLFPFSLRDRARAWLNTLPPDSVTNWNDLAEKFLRKYFPPTRNAKFRSEIMSFQQSEDETTSIPHCIQLETFYNGLNAASRMVLDASANGAILSKSYNEAFEILERIASNNYQWSTNRAPTSRKVAGVLEVDALTALTAQMASMTNILKNMNMGGSVQPAAAIQRAEISCVYCGDGHTFENCPSNPASVCYVGNQNFNRNNNPYSNSYNPAWKHHPNFSWRGQGASSNGAEQAQGKQSFPPGFSQQPRPQQPHQPQGSQTSSLESLMRDYMAKNDVVIQSQAASLRNLEIQLGQWANDLKNRPQGTLPSDTENPRRDGKEHCKAVTLRSGKIIESNVAARGSKESSSIQKEGEKKKKPAISVVEIPQ